A window of the Lactuca sativa cultivar Salinas chromosome 7, Lsat_Salinas_v11, whole genome shotgun sequence genome harbors these coding sequences:
- the LOC111911128 gene encoding uncharacterized protein LOC111911128: MLGCYPVLGMFNHKFIAGWRKSLSISILSSNSSNNHNLAFYSKSIKPKILLTTTSELNRDSPLIGLECVMMDYIFGKKKATQVAHSVWEHVVKKGDAVVDATCGNGYDTLAMVNMVADKSRVGRVYAMDIQETAIKNTMSLLDRSLHPNEKEMVQLYATCHSEMEQVVPRSATVRVVAFNLGYLPGGDKTMITKPETTLLGMEAATRIVVAGGVISMLVYVGHPGGMEEYEMVEAFASGLPVDTWICCKLQMLNRPLAPILFLLCKR, translated from the exons ATGTTGGGATGTTATCCAGTTTTGGGGATGTTCAACCACAAATTTATAGCAGGATGGCGCAAGAGTTTGTCTATCTCCATTCTCTCCTCAAATTCTTCTAATAATCATAATCTTGCTTTCTACTCCAAATCAATCAAACCCAAAATTCTTCTTACGACTACGAGCGAGCTCAACCGGGACTCTCCTTTGATTG GTCTAGAGTGCGTGATGATGGACTATATTTTTGGGAAGAAGAAGGCCACACAAGTTGCTCACTC TGTTTGGGAACATGTTGTCAAGAAAGGGGATGCAGTTGTGGATGCCACTTGTGGAAATGGTTACGATACCTTGGCGATGGTGAATATGGTGGCTGATAAGTCACGTGTTGGCCGTGTTTATGCAATGGACATTCAAGAAACCGCAATAAAGAATACCATGTCTTTGTTGGATAGATCGCTTCATCCTAATGAG AAAGAAATGGTACAGCTATATGCTACCTGTCATAGCGAAATGGAACAAGTTGTTCCAAGGAGTGCTACAGTGAG GGTAGTTGCATTCAACTTGGGATATCTTCCGGGAGGTGACAAAACAATGATTACTAAACCAGAAACAACACTATTAGGAATGGAGGCTGCAACCAGAATAGTTGTAGCAGGAGGTGTTATCAGCATGCTAGTTTATGTGGGGCATCCTGGTGGCat GGAAGAATATGAGATGGTGGAAGCCTTCGCTTCTGGATTGCCAGTCGATACCTGGATATGCTGCAAGCTTCAAATGTTGAACCGCCCGTTGGCTCCCATACTCTTTCTCTTATGTAAGAGGTAA